A segment of the Flavobacterium azooxidireducens genome:
AGAAACTCCTTCGCGTGAAACAAATTGAAGATAATAAAGGAAAAACTTTAGTATCTGAAGGCATTGATGCTAATTATCAAGATATGATTAATTATGCCGTTTTTGCCTTAATTCATTTAGGTTTCCACGAAAAATAAACTAAATTGCCACATTAACTAATTACACATTATCAACATGAAAATCATCACTCATATTTCCAGAATTTTAGTCGGATTATTATTCATCATTTCCGGATTAATCAAGTTAAATGATCCTGTTGGATTTTCATTTAAATTAGAAGAATATTTTTCGGAAGGCGTTTTAAACTTACCCTTTCTAATGCCAATTGCTTTGATGATTGCCGTTTTTGTAGTCATTTTTGAAGTAGTTTTAGGTGTGATGTTACTCATCGGTTTTAAACCAAAATTCACGGTTTGGAGTTTGTTTTTGATGATTGTATTTTTCACTTTCTTAACTTTTTATTCGGCTTATTTTAATAAAGTAACAGATTGCGGGTGTTTTGGCGATGCTTTAAAATTAACGCCTTGGGAATCATTTACAAAAGATATTATTCTGCTGGTTTTGATATTAATTTTATTGATTAATTTAAAATACATTCAACCGCTTTTTGGAAGATTAGCTTTAAACATCACCGTTTTAGCCTCTTATATTTTTTGTTTATGGATGGCTTACACCGTATTAATGCATTTGCCTTTTATTGATTTTAGAGCGTATGCCGAGGGAACCAACATACAAAAAGGAATGGAAATCCCGGCCGGTGCTCAAATGTCGGAATATGAAATGATTTTTATTTACAAAGTAAATGGTTTAGATACCGAATTTTCACAAGATGATGTCATGGCAAATAAAGTGCCGGAAACAGCTGAATTTGTGGATAGAAAAGATAAATTAATTACCCAAGGTTATGTGCCACCAATTCACGATTTTACGATTGAATTGGACGGAAGTGATTATACCGAAGACATGCTGAACGAACCAAAATTGATTATGCTAATTTCGTATGATTTAACAAAAGCAGAACATGATGGTTTAAATGAGTTGGAAGATTTTTACCAAAAAGCGACCAAAAAAGGCTATAAAGTAATCGGAATGACTTCTTCAGACAAATCGATTATTGACCAAATAAAAGCGGAATATAAATTTAGTTTTGACTATTATTTCTGTGATGCAACTACCTTAAAAACAATCGAAAGAGCCAATCCGAGTATAGTTGTTTTAGAAAAAGGAACGATTGTAGAGAAAAAGCATTTTAATGATATTGATAAAGTAACTTTAAAATAAGTTGATTCGCTATCTCCTAAATAAAATTGGCTATGCTCTGCTTACACTTTTTGGTGTGATAACGGTTATTTTTGTTTTGTTTACAATACTTCCCGGCGATCCTGCTCGCATGATGCTCGATCAAAATGAAAACTCAGAACAATTGGCAATTGTGAAGAAAAAGTATGGTTTTGATAAACCAATTTCTACACAATATTTATATTATTTGAATGATTTGTCGCCAATTTCTTTTCACAGTTCTAATCAGGAAGATTATACTTTTTTATCGGAAGGAAAATACAATGCCTTTGAATTAGTGAAATTAGGAAATACAACCACTGTTTTAAAGACACCTTATTTAAGGGAAAGTTTTCAAAAAAGCGGTAAAAAAGTGACAGATGTGATTGGAAACACATTACCAAACACCTTCATCTTAGCCATTTTTGCCATTATCATTGCCATTGTAATTGGTGTTTTTTTGGGAATCATCTCTGCACTTTACAAAGACACTTTGTTAGATCGAATTATTGCTCTTATCAGTACGTTAGGTATGAGTATTCCGTCGTTTTTTAGTGCGATTTTATTTGCTTGGTTATTCGGATTTGTGCTTCACAATTACACAGGGCTCAATATGACCGGAAGTTTGTATGAAGTGGATGATTTTGGCGAAGGAAGCACTATTCAATGGAAAAACATAATTCTACCGTCCATTGTTTTAGGAATTCGTCCGCTTGGAGTTGTCATTCAATTGATGCGAAATTCATTACTCGAAACATTCGGACAAGATTACATCAGAACTGCCAAAGCAAAAGGATTGAATTCTTATCAGATTATTAAAAATCACGCTTTAAAAAACTCGTTAAATCCTGTCGTTACAGCCATTTCAGGATGGTTTGCCTCGATGTTGGCCGGAGCCGTTTTTGTAGAATACATTTTCGGTTGGAACGGACTTGGGAAAGAAATCGTTGAAGCATTGAACAACTTGGATTTACCAGTAATTATGGGTTCTGTAATCGTGATTGCTACTACGTTTGTGGTAATCAATATTTTAGTGGATATGGTTTATGCTTACCTCGATCCAAAAATAAGGTTAAGCTAAAACGTTTTCGGTTTTAATTAGGACTTTTTTGGGATTTCATTTCCTGAGTTATCGTAAATTTGTGTGATAAAAAATTAAATTATGAAAAAAATAATAGTGTCTTTTTTTGTTGCTTTGGGATTGATTTCCTGCTCAAATGCTCAAAAAACGGAATTCTCAAAAGAAGCTTTAGCTGATAAAATGTTGTCTGTTGACGGAACTGAATTAACTTTTTCAGACATCCTAAAAAAATACGAAGGCAAAACCGTTGTTATTGATGTTTGGGCATCGTGGTGTCCGGATTGCATTAAAGGAATGCCAAAAGTGGAGGCGTTACAAAAACAATTTCCTGATGCGGTTTATTTATTTCTATCGTATGACAAAACGCCTGAAAGTTGGGCAAATGGAATTGAAAAATATGCTGTAAATGGCGAACATTATTTAATTTTGTCACCATGGAAAGATGGATCATTTAAAAAATCAATTGATTTAGATTGGATTCCGCGTTACATCGTTCTAGATAAAACAGGAAAAATTGCTTTGTATAGAGCTATCGAAGCAGATGATGAAAAATTGATATCGACTATAAAAAACCTTAACTAATGAGACAAAAAATCGTTGCAGGAAACTGGAAAATGCATAAAAATGCAGAAGAAACCGAAGATTTATTAAACGAATTGATTGATAAAATTCCAACCGATATAGAGCAAAGAGTCATCGTTGCTCCAACATTCGTGAATTTATCAGCCGCAGCCGATCATTTGGAATTCACCAACATTGAAGTCGCAGCTCAAAATATGCACCAAGCGGAAGGCGGAGCTTTTACGGGTGAAATTTCAGCTTCAATGCTAAAAAGTGTTGGTATCAATATCGTGATTTTAGGTCATTCTGAACGAAGAGCTTATTTTCACGAAACCGATGCTTTGCTTGCTAATAAAGTGGATACCGCTTTAAAACACGAAATGGAAGTCATTTTCTGTTTTGGCGAAGAATTAAAAGATCGTCAATCGGGACAACATTTTAATGTCGTGGAAAATCAATTGAAAGACGGATTGTTTCACTTAGGATCTTCGGCTTGGAAAAAT
Coding sequences within it:
- a CDS encoding TlpA family protein disulfide reductase, with product MKKIIVSFFVALGLISCSNAQKTEFSKEALADKMLSVDGTELTFSDILKKYEGKTVVIDVWASWCPDCIKGMPKVEALQKQFPDAVYLFLSYDKTPESWANGIEKYAVNGEHYLILSPWKDGSFKKSIDLDWIPRYIVLDKTGKIALYRAIEADDEKLISTIKNLN
- the tpiA gene encoding triose-phosphate isomerase produces the protein MRQKIVAGNWKMHKNAEETEDLLNELIDKIPTDIEQRVIVAPTFVNLSAAADHLEFTNIEVAAQNMHQAEGGAFTGEISASMLKSVGINIVILGHSERRAYFHETDALLANKVDTALKHEMEVIFCFGEELKDRQSGQHFNVVENQLKDGLFHLGSSAWKNIILAYEPVWAIGTGETASPEQAQEMHEFIREIINKNYGNDVSDNVSILYGGSVKPENAAEIFSKPDVDGGLIGGAALKSDDFTKIVLAAN
- a CDS encoding BT_3928 family protein — protein: MKIITHISRILVGLLFIISGLIKLNDPVGFSFKLEEYFSEGVLNLPFLMPIALMIAVFVVIFEVVLGVMLLIGFKPKFTVWSLFLMIVFFTFLTFYSAYFNKVTDCGCFGDALKLTPWESFTKDIILLVLILILLINLKYIQPLFGRLALNITVLASYIFCLWMAYTVLMHLPFIDFRAYAEGTNIQKGMEIPAGAQMSEYEMIFIYKVNGLDTEFSQDDVMANKVPETAEFVDRKDKLITQGYVPPIHDFTIELDGSDYTEDMLNEPKLIMLISYDLTKAEHDGLNELEDFYQKATKKGYKVIGMTSSDKSIIDQIKAEYKFSFDYYFCDATTLKTIERANPSIVVLEKGTIVEKKHFNDIDKVTLK
- a CDS encoding ABC transporter permease, coding for MIRYLLNKIGYALLTLFGVITVIFVLFTILPGDPARMMLDQNENSEQLAIVKKKYGFDKPISTQYLYYLNDLSPISFHSSNQEDYTFLSEGKYNAFELVKLGNTTTVLKTPYLRESFQKSGKKVTDVIGNTLPNTFILAIFAIIIAIVIGVFLGIISALYKDTLLDRIIALISTLGMSIPSFFSAILFAWLFGFVLHNYTGLNMTGSLYEVDDFGEGSTIQWKNIILPSIVLGIRPLGVVIQLMRNSLLETFGQDYIRTAKAKGLNSYQIIKNHALKNSLNPVVTAISGWFASMLAGAVFVEYIFGWNGLGKEIVEALNNLDLPVIMGSVIVIATTFVVINILVDMVYAYLDPKIRLS